Proteins encoded in a region of the Malaciobacter mytili LMG 24559 genome:
- a CDS encoding transporter substrate-binding domain-containing protein, translating into MKYVIYIPLIFFTLISNELFANNLISKKEKIFFSAELDWIPYSFYKDNLPKGYIIDYIKLLGEKENFEPIFINDTWDNNLKRFKEKRLDVLSAIGYSKKREEFILFTNVLNKQKLSLVTHQDSYELINLDDLKGHTIGQLKDWMTTTLIKKEYPNIKIKEYSDLKNIFEDIKNRKIDATIQNELVSKYYVNSNYLNSLKILTNINLKNYNHNSYFGVQKNNIKLQQILNRGMQKITDEELVALEKKWINLSNKLILTKEEQEFIKNKIIKVAFTDNWAPISFKENNKAYGLGFDFWEYIINKTGIKVQYHMQNKFYKSLEEIKNKTKDVIVTTGKTKDRGEYSIFSDTYYKVPIGIATLKDQNYIPSITQLKGKKIAVGENYTAHKLLKENYPYLEFVFVSNIKEGLEFLSSNKAFALIDSMPVLAYNIKKYSFNNIKISGDANIDFNLQIMIRDDYKILQSIINKTLNSMSLKEKEDIYNRWTNLEFIKPFDYQLLIKIFVPIVFILLIILYKNRQLSNYKNKLENTQQELENSLNSFKTLLNFTVEGIIILQDKKIVFVNNQILKIFKFKKEDILNISLEELFICEKTQNIYAVVQNAQNSIKELNALNSKNESFPIMIKSKKMIFENEQTLFISIIDLTEIKQKERALLQQLKIASLSEMLSNIAHQWRQPLSFISTSITGLKVQKEFNQLTDSILDITIEQIMNKTLILSKTINDFQNYLKGDREIKQFYISNCIQQALSILNDEFLLHKITITTSLNNKLKINSCEQELSQIILNILKNSIEAFEKTEIKRQIKISTYKEELFVIIEIIDNAGGIPKEIIDKIFDPYFTTKHQSQGTGLGLYMSHKILTQNLKGYLEVSNYNNTSTKVLIKIPFK; encoded by the coding sequence ATGAAATATGTTATATATATACCTCTTATTTTTTTTACACTTATTTCAAATGAACTATTTGCTAATAATTTAATATCAAAAAAAGAAAAGATATTTTTCTCTGCTGAACTTGATTGGATTCCATATAGCTTTTATAAAGATAATCTACCCAAAGGATATATAATTGATTATATAAAACTCTTAGGAGAAAAAGAAAACTTTGAACCTATTTTTATAAATGATACTTGGGATAATAATCTTAAAAGATTTAAAGAGAAAAGACTTGATGTTTTATCAGCTATAGGTTACTCAAAAAAAAGAGAAGAGTTTATTCTTTTTACAAATGTTTTAAATAAACAAAAGCTCTCTTTAGTTACTCATCAAGATAGTTATGAACTAATAAATTTAGATGATTTAAAGGGACATACAATTGGACAATTAAAAGATTGGATGACTACAACTCTTATAAAAAAAGAGTATCCTAATATAAAAATCAAAGAGTATAGTGATTTAAAAAATATTTTTGAAGATATAAAAAATAGAAAAATTGATGCCACAATTCAAAATGAACTTGTTTCTAAATATTATGTAAATAGTAACTATTTAAATAGCTTAAAAATACTTACAAATATCAATTTAAAAAATTATAATCATAATTCATATTTTGGTGTACAAAAAAATAATATAAAACTTCAACAAATCCTAAATAGAGGTATGCAAAAAATTACAGATGAAGAATTAGTTGCCTTAGAGAAAAAATGGATAAACTTATCAAATAAACTAATTTTGACAAAAGAAGAACAAGAGTTTATAAAAAATAAGATAATCAAAGTAGCTTTTACAGATAATTGGGCTCCAATTAGCTTTAAAGAGAATAATAAAGCCTATGGCTTAGGTTTTGATTTTTGGGAATATATTATTAATAAAACAGGTATAAAAGTTCAATACCATATGCAAAATAAATTTTATAAATCTTTAGAAGAGATTAAAAATAAAACAAAAGATGTAATAGTAACTACAGGAAAAACCAAAGATAGAGGTGAATACTCTATTTTTTCAGATACATATTATAAAGTGCCAATAGGAATAGCAACTTTAAAAGATCAAAACTATATTCCTTCAATTACACAATTAAAAGGGAAAAAAATTGCAGTTGGAGAAAACTATACTGCACATAAATTACTAAAAGAAAATTACCCTTATTTAGAGTTTGTTTTTGTAAGTAATATAAAAGAAGGATTAGAATTTCTTTCATCAAATAAAGCTTTTGCTTTAATAGATAGTATGCCTGTACTTGCTTATAATATTAAAAAATATAGCTTTAATAATATTAAAATATCAGGTGATGCTAATATAGATTTTAATTTACAAATTATGATAAGAGATGATTATAAAATTCTTCAATCAATTATAAATAAAACTTTAAATAGTATGAGTTTAAAAGAAAAAGAAGACATATATAATAGATGGACTAATTTAGAATTTATAAAACCTTTTGATTATCAACTATTAATAAAAATTTTTGTGCCAATAGTATTTATATTATTAATAATTTTATATAAAAATAGACAATTATCAAACTATAAAAATAAACTTGAAAATACTCAACAAGAATTAGAAAATAGTTTAAATAGTTTTAAAACACTTTTAAATTTTACAGTTGAAGGTATTATTATTTTGCAAGATAAAAAAATAGTTTTTGTAAATAATCAAATACTTAAAATTTTTAAATTTAAAAAAGAAGATATTTTAAATATTTCATTAGAAGAACTATTTATTTGTGAAAAAACACAAAATATTTATGCAGTAGTTCAAAATGCTCAAAATTCTATAAAAGAGTTAAATGCTTTAAATTCTAAAAATGAATCTTTTCCTATAATGATAAAATCAAAAAAGATGATTTTTGAAAATGAACAAACTCTATTTATTTCAATTATTGACTTAACAGAAATAAAACAGAAAGAAAGAGCTTTATTACAACAATTAAAAATAGCAAGTTTAAGTGAAATGTTAAGTAATATAGCACATCAATGGAGACAACCTTTAAGTTTTATTTCCACTTCAATTACAGGACTTAAAGTTCAAAAAGAGTTTAATCAACTAACAGATTCTATTTTAGATATTACAATAGAACAAATTATGAATAAAACTCTTATTTTATCAAAAACAATTAATGATTTTCAAAACTATTTAAAAGGTGATAGGGAAATTAAACAATTTTATATTAGTAATTGTATACAACAAGCCTTAAGTATTTTAAATGATGAATTTTTATTACATAAAATTACAATAACTACAAGCTTAAATAATAAGTTAAAAATAAATAGTTGTGAACAAGAACTTTCACAAATAATTTTAAATATCTTAAAAAATTCAATTGAAGCTTTTGAAAAAACAGAGATTAAAAGACAAATAAAAATTTCTACTTATAAAGAAGAATTATTTGTAATAATTGAGATAATAGATAATGCAGGAGGAATTCCAAAAGAGATAATAGATAAAATCTTTGATCCATATTTTACCACTAAACATCAAAGCCAAGGGACAGGACTTGGACTTTATATGTCTCATAAAATTCTTACACAAAATCTAAAAGGATATTTAGAAGTTTCTAATTATAATAATACTTCAACAAAAGTTTTAATAAAAATACCATTTAAATAG
- a CDS encoding GntR family transcriptional regulator, translating into MTQLIDKPRYIQLYENILEKIENKKFDSDYQLPSENEFAKEFNVNRHTVRQALQLLKDEGYIYTKKGKGNFIANIKLPYKITDKSNYSSQILDLGYEPNTKFLSAEIIKGSNKICKALELERDSEIIELKLLRFANELPISISISYFDALKFHKILDYKDIKPFSLYKVLSICYKKLEITKESTIFEALMPTLEEAKLLLMPQSNPVLSTTTISRDQFGNIVEYGQALFRADMCKVKVDLI; encoded by the coding sequence TTGACACAGCTTATTGATAAGCCAAGATATATACAATTATATGAAAATATTTTAGAAAAAATAGAGAATAAAAAATTTGATTCAGATTATCAATTACCTTCTGAAAATGAATTTGCTAAAGAGTTTAATGTAAATAGACATACAGTAAGACAAGCTTTACAGCTTTTAAAAGATGAGGGTTATATTTATACAAAAAAAGGAAAAGGTAACTTTATTGCTAATATAAAACTTCCATATAAAATTACAGATAAAAGCAATTATTCTTCACAAATATTAGATTTGGGTTATGAACCAAATACAAAATTTTTAAGTGCTGAAATTATTAAAGGTAGTAATAAAATCTGTAAAGCTTTAGAATTAGAAAGAGATAGTGAAATAATAGAATTAAAACTTTTAAGGTTTGCAAATGAGTTACCTATTTCTATAAGTATTTCATATTTTGATGCTTTAAAATTTCATAAAATATTAGACTATAAAGATATAAAACCTTTTTCTTTATATAAAGTATTAAGTATTTGTTATAAAAAGCTAGAAATTACAAAAGAATCTACAATCTTTGAAGCCTTAATGCCAACTTTAGAAGAGGCAAAACTTTTGCTTATGCCTCAAAGTAATCCAGTTTTATCAACAACGACAATTTCAAGGGATCAATTTGGGAATATAGTAGAGTATGGACAAGCTTTATTTAGAGCTGATATGTGTAAAGTAAAAGTAGATTTAATTTAG
- the phnC gene encoding phosphonate ABC transporter ATP-binding protein, with protein MKNLTLGYKKEVILKEIDLKVKKGEFIGIIGPSGAGKSTLLMSLTGGIKVFDGKFDVLDYDLTKIKKKHLIRLREQIGVIFQGYNLVDRLSVIDNVISGMLKDIPLSRAILKYYKEHEIKKAKEYMDIVDITKHSLKRCDELSGGQRQRVAIARALAAEPKIILADEPVSALDPKSAKKVMEILKKVNKTYNVTVIANLHHLEYAKEYCDRIIGVNNGTVIFDDNSEKLTDKTVDKIYAAKA; from the coding sequence ATGAAAAATTTAACCTTAGGTTATAAAAAAGAAGTGATTTTAAAAGAGATAGATTTAAAAGTAAAAAAAGGAGAATTTATAGGAATTATTGGTCCAAGCGGTGCTGGAAAATCTACATTACTTATGTCATTAACAGGAGGTATTAAGGTATTTGATGGGAAGTTTGATGTTTTAGATTATGATTTAACAAAAATAAAAAAGAAACATTTAATACGATTAAGAGAACAAATAGGTGTAATTTTTCAAGGTTATAACTTAGTTGATAGATTAAGTGTAATTGATAATGTAATTAGTGGGATGTTGAAGGATATTCCATTAAGTAGGGCAATTTTAAAATATTATAAAGAACATGAAATAAAAAAAGCAAAAGAGTACATGGATATAGTTGATATTACTAAACACTCTTTAAAAAGATGCGATGAACTTTCGGGAGGTCAAAGACAGCGTGTTGCAATAGCTCGTGCTTTAGCCGCAGAACCAAAGATTATCTTAGCAGATGAACCTGTATCTGCACTTGATCCTAAAAGTGCAAAAAAAGTTATGGAGATTTTAAAGAAGGTTAATAAAACTTATAATGTAACCGTAATTGCAAATCTACATCATTTGGAGTATGCCAAAGAGTACTGCGACAGAATAATTGGCGTTAATAATGGCACAGTAATCTTTGATGACAACAGTGAAAAATTAACTGATAAAACAGTTGATAAAATCTACGCTGCCAAAGCGTAG
- the phnD gene encoding phosphonate ABC transporter substrate-binding protein has translation MKLLRKVCLTALALGATTMFAQEKWPDSITFSAIPVAGSTSMKENFSNLTNYLSKQLGIKVELKLAGDYTSVITGMQRNHIDVAYLGPKSYVEAAKRAKAEALVVEVDAQSGLAGYNGTIITKKDSGLKTLEDLKGKTWAFTSSQSTSGTLVPSVMFSKKAIDPQKYFSKVIYSGGHEASILSVKAGKIDAASTNNLDFNRGEGIHWSKDDFNIIWTSSLIPGAPIAARSNLPTSLKMALKGALVSYNDKEGLKKLKNKGFIKVDDSMYDSVRELIELKKQLKNKN, from the coding sequence ATGAAACTATTAAGAAAAGTATGTTTAACTGCGTTAGCTTTAGGTGCAACAACAATGTTTGCTCAAGAAAAATGGCCCGATTCTATAACTTTTAGTGCAATTCCTGTTGCAGGTTCTACTTCAATGAAGGAAAACTTTTCAAATTTAACTAATTATTTATCAAAACAACTTGGTATAAAAGTAGAACTTAAATTAGCTGGTGATTATACAAGTGTAATTACAGGTATGCAAAGAAATCATATTGATGTGGCATATTTAGGACCAAAATCTTATGTGGAAGCTGCAAAAAGAGCTAAAGCAGAAGCCTTAGTAGTTGAAGTTGATGCCCAATCTGGACTTGCAGGATACAATGGCACAATTATTACTAAAAAAGATAGTGGTCTTAAAACTTTAGAAGACTTAAAGGGTAAAACTTGGGCATTTACTTCTTCTCAATCTACTTCAGGAACTTTAGTACCTAGTGTAATGTTTTCTAAAAAAGCTATTGATCCTCAAAAATATTTTTCAAAAGTTATTTATTCAGGAGGCCATGAAGCTTCAATTTTATCTGTAAAAGCAGGAAAAATTGATGCAGCTTCAACAAATAATTTAGATTTTAATAGGGGAGAGGGAATACATTGGAGTAAAGATGATTTTAATATTATTTGGACTTCTTCTTTAATTCCTGGTGCTCCAATTGCAGCTAGGTCTAATTTACCAACTTCTTTGAAAATGGCTTTAAAAGGAGCATTAGTTTCTTATAATGATAAAGAAGGGCTTAAAAAACTTAAAAACAAAGGTTTTATAAAAGTTGATGATAGTATGTATGATAGTGTAAGAGAGTTAATTGAATTAAAAAAACAAT